Within Triticum dicoccoides isolate Atlit2015 ecotype Zavitan chromosome 1B, WEW_v2.0, whole genome shotgun sequence, the genomic segment AACTCTGGCCATGCATGCTCGTGATAAATGCCCTGCATTTCACAAACTTAATTATTTTCATTATTATTTACTTCACACTTGCTAATTCTCGGCTAGTGGGAGTAATACGCGCAGGCTGATTGTAGGATTAGGATTGAAAGTGGGCGGTGAAGGGGCCCACCCCAGTGATAAtcaaggagggttaggattaggatttgacaagttttttttttttgacaagTTACCTAAAACTTTGTAGATGCTATTTGCGTACTNNNNNNNNNNNNNNNNNNNNNNNNNNNNNNNNNNNNNNNNNNNNNNNNNNNNNNNNNNNNNNNNNNNNNNNNNNNNNNNNNNNNNNNNNNNNNNNNNNNNNNNNNNNNNNNNNNNNNNNNNNNNNNNNNNNNNNNNNNNNNNNNNNNNNNNNNNNNNNNNNNNNNNNNNNNNNNNNNNNNNNNNNNNNNNNNNNNNNNNNNNNNNNNNNNNNNNNNNNNNNNNNNNNNNNNNNNNNNNNNNNNNNNNNNNNNNNNNNNNNNCCATACATAGGTTCTCTTTGTAGGTGTAGGATTTTCGGTTGAAATCAGGGGTGGAGGAGTTAGGGAAATTTCATAATGAGTGCGTACCGTgttttacgtaggtgtagcatttttgCTGACGAAATTAGTTGACTGATAGTTCCTACTTGCTAGTTGGTGACCCATATCAGCCAGTGATAATTAGCCTCAGTGTCTACATGGATCCACGTAATCAACAACGTCAAATCGTAATGAAAAGAGTCCATTAATTATTGGGCTGCAACATTCGACGGGAAGGGAAGCAAAATATGCAATCCCATGCATGCGAGTGGCAAAGCCATGGTGGGGGCGCTGGACTGGAGCTGGAAGGTGGAAGATGACCTAGCTAGCTAGCGCCCTCTGTTTCTCCTGTAACGTGCACCGGAGTTGCCAATCACCGGTCAACGACGGTATGCATGCATTCATCCCTACAGCCTACGACGTATGTACGAGGCGTATGGCCGACCGGTGATTGGCGACCTATACGCAGATATACGCAGTGGCGTACGCCAGGGTGTACTCCTATATGTGTGCCGATTTGGAAATCCATGCATACGATACGACCATGTCGGCATCCAAGCTCACTTGGTAGCCCAGGAGCAACACTCGCGTGGGGCCCACCAGCAGGGACCGATCCAGAAGGAGAAGGATGGCGTATAGCGTTTAATGCCGACGTGCCAACCGTTGACCCTTGCAGGCTCCCATGCATTATACTGAACGCGTACGTAGTACAAAACCGATGGAGAACAAAGGTAAAGGTGGTAGTAGCACAAAAGTGAGCGTACCAGAGGATAacatttttgtttgtttgtttgttttgcttGCAGCTTGCGCCAGTGTGCTTGCCGCACAAAGTGGCATATACTTATGCGGCCATGCGATTAGCTGTCGCCGAACGATTTCTAGCCAGCTAAGTTACAGAGAATTTAGGGCTCAACTCCCAAATATTACCTCCGTTTCAAAAATCTTATTTCAGATttatctagatacagatgtatctaaaacGTAAATAAATACATCTATATCTAGATAAATTTAAGATAAGAAATTTAAGACGGAGGGGGAATGAAATACCGACCCCTTTATCTCTTTGTATGCACGCCAGGCTGGATGTACAGGAAGTCGAGTCAGCAATTCAGTATGCCAGCAGCTTCTTTTCTGTAAGTAACGCGCCCAAGACTGCTGACTTGCtgaattagagcatggttaataatgtaGTCAACAACCGGTTATATGAAGTTGCCATTTTATATATAGCCAACATGTATAGTGGCTAGTTGCTAAGTAGTATTATTTTATCAATGCATAGCCCACCGTACACTCTCACAATGTCTCTTGGAGTCCGTGCTGCAGCCGGCTGTTAATCTACAACCCGTTTCCattttctctcttcttctctctcatCCAACTCACCCACATATATAATTGTTtaatccttatagcccgctgactataCCTTATTATATTTGCTCTTAGGTTACTACGTGTTGTACATATGCGTAGGGCCCAGTTCTCCGTGCTGGTATTAGAAACGAAGCTAAAAATCGTCGGTAAAGGGAGTCAATAAGAAGATACACACACCACCGACCTTCACCACGCCTACAAAAATTTAATCAAGGGCAGTATTTTTGGTTTGGTTGGGTGTAGGGGGTGGATGAACGAGCTGCTCAtgctcgttaaggctcggctcgttaagctcgttaagattaatGAGCAGAAATTCTGCTTGGCTCGATCCGTTTAAAGCTCCTTAAGTTCATGAGTACTCACGAGCGCTCATTAAAAGATTTTGACATGTTACGGTCTACACGATAAGTGTGTACATGTGGTTTTTAAGAAGGAAGATGGTGACTATAAAAGAAAATGCATTAATTTGTTGCCTCCTATGTAGATTAGATTGAATGGATGGGCCAAGATGCTACGAAAATTTTGTCACGTAAGATGAAAATATGCgttgtgttgttactaacgagtttaacgagctactcgtgaaactcgttagctcaTTCGTTAAACTCATTAAGCTTAACAAGTTGAAATCAATGATTGACTATGTTCTTTAAGAAAGCGGCCACGAGGttaacgagccgaactatcgagcgcTCGTTAAGATTGCGAGCTTCGAGCTTTTGGTTCAGCCCTAGTTTGGTGTTAAGAGATCAGTGGTTGTGAGTTTTTCTTTTCTACCAATGGTTCTAAGTTGTCAACTCCGGCCATGCATGCTCGTGACAAATACCCTACATTTCACAATTTTAGTTATTGTAATTATTATTTACATCGCAGTTGCTAAATCTCGGTTAGTGGTGCTATTTACGTACGCGCCGTACTAGTATATTGCGCGGTAGGCGATTAGCTGATGAAATTAGTCGACTGTTAGGGCTTCTCCAAGGCGAACTTGCAAACCGCCTGTATCCGTCCGGACCATGTTGTTCGGACCGTCGAAGCCATTTAAACCAGGCCTGTAACGTTTAGCAGGGTCGTCCGGACGCATTTTCTCCCGCAAATAGGAGACAAACATGGTGGAGCTTTTCGGGAGTCCGGACACCAGGCATGTAGGACTCTGACAACTCCAGCCCACCCAAAACCCTTCCCAAATCCCGTGCCTCCATCCTCCCAATTTTCTCTTCTGCCTTCTTTCTCTCTTGCCTTCGCCGCCGCTTCACCACCCCGGCCGTCACGCCACACTCCTGACGGAACTCTATGTCTCCGTCACCTCCAACGCTTCAGAAGGGCTCCAACTCGCTTCTCCTCCGTCGCCATTCAACCCCTGTCATCCGGCCGCTCCATCAGGTACCATCTGCTACTGTTATACCCACCATGCGGGGAAACTGTTATGAATTGCCAGAGCTAAAAACagttttcccttcttctttcttGCATGCCCGGGTCTCACAATGGCATCAATATGCTGTAGCGATCACTGCTGTGTTGTGAGACTGACTGAAGGAAAGGCTCCTCCTTGCCACTATACTATCAATGGACATGAGTACAACATGGATTACTATCTGGTTGACAGTATCTATTCTCCGTAGGCTACCTTTGTCAGCACCGTCTCTAACCCAGTTGGCTAGAAAAATGCCcactttgcccaaagacaagaagccactagaaaggatgtcgagaggGCATTTGGTATTCTGCAGGCCCGTTTTGCAGTTGTTTGTGGACCTGCTAAACAATGAGATCCGGAGATCTtatgggaggtgatgacatgttgtgtgatcatgcacaacatgatcatcgaggatAAGGGTGACCATGCTGCCGTCGCTTTagaatttgagaacatgggtgatTCTATCCAACTTCCAGACCAGAATCCGTTCATATTTGAAGAGTTTATTCAAATGTATCAACAATTTCAGCATCGATCAACTCATGAGAAGTTGAAGGAAGATCTGATTAAGTATCAGTAGCGTTAAAGGGGAAAACAATATTGGGGTGTAATattaaaaaaaaattaaactaatgctGCATGCAGCTATTTAAACTTTTCTACTATATATGCGGCTATTTGATTGTGCGGATatcagaaaaaaaaaagagaaaggccagatTATACAGGTACGGTTGGAAGACGGCCTCCCGCATCTATGTCTACGAACTGGTCCCCTTGTGCGCTGATAGATGCGGAAGGAAAATTTTGGGTTCCCGTCAGAGATGCCCTTGGTACCTAGTTGGTGACCGATATCCGCCGGTAATTAACCTCAGTGTCTACATGGATCCACGTAGTCAACGTCAAATGGTAATGAAAAATATTAATTATTTGGCTGCAGCGATCGACGGAAAGGGAAGCAAAATATGCAATCCCATGCGAGAGGGAAAGCCGTGAAGGGCGCTGGACTGGAGCCATCCCGTACATATACAGCGTAGGCCATACATGCAGCttatagaagtgcatgctctagtcaATGCAACCAAAAaatcgatctgatggaagagactaggcaacacattatacgtcaacactctccctcacgtgtggctccctcaggctTAAATGTGGatcgaaagtgggctgcaatttaattgcgtcagccggatcttgaactcaagacctcttggctctgataccatgtagaagtgcatgctctaaccAATGTAACCAAAAGAccaatctgatggaagagactaggcatcacattatacgtcaacacagcTGTAGCTAGTGCACGTGCACACGCGGGCATCACGAACAGTCCATTGACCGGAACTAGAACCGAAACCAGAGGAGGCACCGCCGGCCGGCCGCCTTCACTCGGCGAGCTAGTTGGCTGTACCCAGCTACTCCTAGGTAGCTAGCGTGTCAAACCGGGGCTCCCGGCCGACCTACGCAGACATATACGCAGTTGTATTCATATACGTGTTTGTTATCTCTAGCCGCCGACGCCTCCTCCTTCACAAGGTTTCTGCCTTTCGCCAGCGCCGCTGCAGGTCTGTCTTCTCTCCCATGGCTCTAGGATCATGGACGCGGTGGATCTcgtcaagggccggcgggagggcttgtTTTAATATTTTCTTTTAGTTTTGCTAGggcttgtgtcctgctcaggaatacGAGACGGCGGCGGCCTCTGAATAAAGGTCTCATTGCCTAGTCCCCGTTTCCGCGGTGCATCTAGCACCGTTGgtaggcgtgtggaggtgtgttttGGACGGATCGATCTTTGGTGCATTTACTCGGATCTTCATCAGCGGTGGTTGTTGTTCTGGTGTGCTGTCCTTCGAGGTCTTAGCATGACgatttcccgactgtctactataacaagttgtgcccgactacaACGATGGAGGGGCCATGACGACGACGTGCCTTCGTCTTTTCAGTGTTTGTAGTCATCGCTAGTTGATCTACGGATctggatataatttttattatttttgataTTCGTTATACTACCATAATTAAAGATAAATAGgtcgaaaattttgaaaaaaaaagacaTATACGCAGTTGGCGTACGGCCGGCCCGGGCCAAGCGTACGCCGGGATGTATATGTCTGCCGATTTTGAAGTCCACCCATATCCGCATCCAAGCTCACTTGGTAGCCGAGGGGCAACACTCATGTGGGGCCCGCCAGCAGGGACCGATCGGGAAGATGTTCTAACCATTGACCCATGCAGGCTCCTACTCCtactagctactccctccgttccgatttagtcGTCGTGGTAACGATTAAATCGGAAGGAAGGGAGTAGCTCCCATGCATTGAACGCGTATCTAGTACAAAATCGATCGAGAACAAAAGTATAAAAGCGAGTGTACCAGAGGATAacatttttgtttgtttgttttactTGCAACTTGCACCAGTGTGCTTGCCGCACCAAGTGACATATACGTATATACTTATGCAGCCAGGCGATTAGCTGTCGCTAAACGATTGCTACCAAGCtaactttttttttctctttttgaaaCGGGTATATACCAAGCTAAGTTAGTCAGAGTTTTAGCTCAACCCCCAAATTTTactacctctgtttctaaatataagtctttctagagattacactataaactacatacggatcaaaatgagtgaatttacacttaAATATGTCCATAtatatccgtatgtagtttgtagtggaacctttaaaaggacttatatttaggaatggagggagtatgaaataCCGCCCATTTATCTCTTTGTGTGTATGCCACGGTGGGTGTACGGGAAGTCGAGTCAGCAATTCAGCATGCCAGCAGCTCCTTTTCTGTAATTAAGCAACGCGCCCAAGACTGCTGACTTGCTGAATTGAGCTACCACTACGTGCTCTACGTACGCGTAGGGCCCAGCTCTCGGTGCTGGTGTCACAAAAGAAGCTCAAAAGCGTCGGTAAAGGGAGTCAACAAGAAGCTACGCTCCGCCGACCTTCACCACGCCTCCAAAAATTTAAGCAAGGGCAGTCTTTTGGTCTAGCTCGGTGTCAAGAGCTCAGTGGTTGTAACTTGTCAACCCCGGCCAGGCATGCCAGTGACAAATATCCTACCAGCAAGCACTGCATTTCAAGAACAATTTTTTTTTTGCTCTTGTGACACTTATCCTTGCATACATTTTTTTTCCGAACCAGGCCTCACCCATTTCTACTACTTGCATAACGATAATATCAAAAAAGGTTTCATGCGAATCAATCTATGGctcgatggttaggaggacagtgataTCCCTCGTCCATCAGGGTTTAAGTTTTAAACTTTACATTAGTGCTTGCAGTATTCCAGAGTTAATTTCAAGCTTCCGGCGATATTCGTTCAGTGAGAGGAGATGTTTCCGTCGACCGTGTGGCGCCTGTGGTGACTCCGTAAAATCCTAAATGTTATGTCGGCTCAGTTTCTCACAGGTGCTCGTAAGGATAGGGTGTGCATGCGTGGGTgcatagaggtgagtgtatgctCGTGTATGTGAGCGACTTCGATTGCACTCTGTCAAAAAAAAAGGGGGGTTTCTccgttttatatataaagcaaccatCATCGAGCCAACCGATACAAAACAGACCCAAGGCAGGATACAGAGATGCTGAGAACAGCCTCACTGCCCCAAACAACTTCAAGTCAACAACAGATGAACAATAGGCATCACTATGGAGTCGCTAGGACGGTTCTCAACTATGGACAAGCCACTGCAAAGAGACAAACCAGAGAATGACGAACCATGGGCTCCAAGACAGCACCTTCAGGAAAGGAGCGACACCGGAGCactcacaccgcctaatccaaggaTCAAGGTTAGCACCATTGCGAACAATGAGTATCCGCAACAACGCCTTCAAAAAGGGGACGACGCCGAAGAACGCCTTTGCCGACGACCTAACAAGTCATAACAGGTTCTCACCCCAACCGACACTCACCGTCCTCGAATTGCGGCACTCTCAACCGCACCACCACATTGGACCACACACCCAGCCCACCACCACACCCACACAGCCCTGGTCACCAGACATCATCTGAGCCACGTGCTCCGCCCTTGAGTACCTAGGCTCCCACCTCCAAGGCTGCTGCTCTAGCATCCATGGCACCAACTCCATCCCTGCCCCATGCTCGTAACCAGGGTGACAGAATAGACGGACGTAACGATAATACAGTGTTTGACGGACAACAAGAGATATAGTAGGAAGGAAATGAAAGAGCGAATTTGAAGCATTATCAGGCATTACTTGCATACATTTTTATGTACAGTTGAAACAACAAACACAACATGAAAGTTGCAAACTGTCATTTTCTTCAGTTTTTCGGATATGGGAATGATGTCAATGAATTACAAAACCTTTCCACATGGAGTGAAAAGGAGCAAAAATAAATTGATTTGCAAATAGATCGCACCACAAGGAAATTTATAGAGGTGAAGTTACATTTGTTGACTATCCAACATTATTGTCAAACTACCGATCAAATTATTACGTGTGGAAATCCGATATGGTCGATTAGGCAAGTAACATCAAAATAAGGAATTTTTCAGAGGTTGTATTTCCTCTCAGGCTGATTAGCACACTGTAAGTAGATGCATTATAGTCAGATTTTCTTTTTGTGAGTTCATTATAGTCAGATTATTGATTATGTGCAGTTGAAAACCAACTGAATGATCCAGAGATAGTATTTCCTCGGGGAATGACTAGTGCGGCGGAAACATTATTTTGCcggcaaaaagaaaatgaaaattttgtCTTGTTATTTAGTACTACAAGGAAAACCTGAGACGCCAAAATGTAGGAATCAATTTTGGAAATGCAACGAACAAAGGCTACATACTACATTATCTAGGTGGTGTGGGCCCACAGGCAGAGAGACAGGGGTGGCGACCAGCGTTTTTCAACCCATGACCCACATGGCAGTGCGCACCTATAAAGGCAGCACGGCCGGGGCGCACCCCCCACTCCCACGCTTCGTCCCCCACCTCccccacctcttcttcctcctccctccctgccgctCCGTTATAATATCCCAGCAAACCGcccacctctcccctctccctccatctctctctctctcgcgagcGCGGCACGTCAACTccattcccttccttcccctcccgcGGCAGATTGCTCGATCAAGTCAAGGTAACCGCTCCTGAGCTCCCGCTTCGATCCTTCATTGATTTCTTGCCGAGCTTTGCCCTGCTTTCATGAACAGTTTGCAGTTTTCTAGGAGTACTTTTCTTGGGATCCTCTTACGAATTTAGGAGAGTATAGATTAAGGTCGAGAAAATGGGCGTCTTTCCGGTTCTTGCATATTTGCTTCCTCCACCATTTGGATGGATTTTGGGATCAATGTGTGCCGGTCGGTGGCTTGAACCGGCCGTCGATGCATGTGCTCCATCTGCTTGCTTGCCTGATGATTTCTGAACCAGAACGGCCAAACATGATAAATTTATTTAGTAGACTAGTATCAGATTGGCATCGTCCCTCCAGGCCTCCACTTGGTTGGTTTTGCTTTATTCTTCTTCCCCGGTCTGGTCTGCTCTGCTTGAGCTCTCGTTTACTTTACTCTTCATCCTCCAGCTCCAGCAGGGCAGCTGCTAAGCTGTATTACTGGACTAGTTTAGTTTAGCACCAGTAGTTTAatagcacctcccccctccctcccctACATGGCTACATTTTTAAATAGATTATTAATCAGTACTACTGGTGCGGCTTGAGATTTAACGCTTTTGCGACATTCTTTACACCTAGTTAAAGAGCCAAGAATCAGAGCTGTTGTATTCGATTCGATTCCGACTTGGAGCAGTCAGTCCCTCATCACGTATATATCATCTCTTTACAGATTGACGGACGCGGACAGAGCATCCAGGAGATTGGTCGGCAGATCGAATCATGACGACGGACAATGCCAGAACCCCAAAGGTTAGTATGGTTTCGAATCAATCTACGGATTCAGGATCATCTATTCTCTTTCAAATTCTTCTTTCTTGTATAGATTACAAAGTAAGTAATAAGTTGGTTCTACGACAAGCTTACAGAGACCGACTAATTTTTCGTTTGGTTGTTTGCTTGACCAGTCGTCGTCGTggccgaggaggacgaggacggcggTGAGGAGATGGCTGAGCCTCAAGAGCAGCGCACAGCCGTCGTTCCATTCAGACTGCACCGGTAAGTCGCCATGATCGATCAAGAGACAACAATTTCTGTTACTAGTATAGTTTTTCCAGCTAATTAATAAACCTCCAGCAGGATAATTCTCCGACGGTTAGTTACCACAGCAACTGATTTCTGCATGTGGTTTAATCGACCAGGTTATAGGTTTGGCATCAGAGGGCAGGAGCAGGGGAGGCGCAAGAGCTGCTCGGACAGGGATGGCAGCCGGCGAGATCTGTCAGGTACGGACCACTTAACAAACTTTTACTGTCACAGCAACTCCCAAGCAACTGCTGGTGCTGTTagttgcaacaacagcaacaacaaacaGCTCTGTACATCTTTGTCCCCGGATAAAACCATCaaaagagacacacacacacatatagcaGCAACTGTTTCATCACACGAGATGGAACAGTTTTGTAATGGAGCTGAATGAATTAAACTGCTCTGAATGTTTGTTTGTGCGTGCGTAGGTGAAGCGGGGTGGTTGGTGGAGGAGGGCCGCGAGAATCTGATGCCTCCCCTACGGCATGGGCAGAGCTCGTCGTGGCAGCCTCCCAAGGAGCTCAGGTCAGTGACTCACACACAAGCCCTCATCTTGATGCGTCAATGTCTCTGCACTTCAATTTTTCTTTTCTTATCATGTCACTTGTCAACGCATATAAATCTGCGTGCATCATGTGCATATGGAACAAGAGCTACATACCTATAGTGGAACAAAATACAGGCTGTTCGCTCAAAGTCTGGGCATCTTTTTCTATTATTGATTTAAGGAAAAAACACACTAGTACTAGTAGCATATTTAGAGAAAGTCAGAATATCTACTAAGCAGATGGGGTTGAGTTGAGGCGATGGAGTTGCGCTTAGTGAACGATTGATTAAACCACGTTAATTCATTTCTGGATAGTTTATACCATACGGTAATTAACTGTATTTATGTATTAATATGTGTATAATACAGGGTGCTGGTGGGGACGTGGAACGTGGGCGGGAGAGCGCCGCACCAAGGGCTCGACCTCTCCGAATGGCTCCTCGACCAACATGACTCTTGCTCACCTCCCCACATCTATGTCCTCGGGTACGTATCTGCATACTACTCGTGTCGATCTATTGTTTTTTGGTAGTGCGTTGAACTCGCTTTTCTCTCTCTAGTTTCATAGGAGAACATAATCTTCAGGTATGACTAATGGAACTAATATAGTGTAATGATGCATGTACACATTGGGTTACTTGGAAAGTGTGTACTAGTTAGAATTGCTACTCACTCACAGGAGTACTGTTGAGTGAATACACTCACTCATAGGAATTTGTATGAGTGAACTTTGTGTGGATTTCAGTGCAGAGTGCGAACCCATATGCTGGCCAGAATCATGACAGGACGTCGTGTACCTTACCTTACTTGCATAGGAGTGAGTAGTTTACCTACACATTTTTGTCATGGGTTTCAGTGTTTGGACCTATGCACCTAATCATGATTTGTTATCCCATCACCCCTCAAATCCCAAATTGATGTAGTAATACAAATTTAAAATGAGAGGAGCAGAAGTTGACAGCTTAATTTACCGCCTCGATCACCATAAACAAAgccatgatgttgtgtggaacggtGACATAATGATGGAGTATATAGGAGTGATTCTGAAGTTTAACAAAGTTAATTTGTCATGTCGCAGCTTCCAGGAAATAGTGCCGCTGAACGCTGGGAATGTTCTCGGGGCGGAGGACAGGGTCCCCGCTTCCAAGTGGCTCGACCTTATTGGCCAAGCCTTGAACCCTTCCTCCTTGGAGAGAAGCAACAATTATCACCACGGTCACCGGTGCACTGCTGCCGAGGAGGCGACCCTTGAATGTAGCCAGAAGACCAAAGTCATCTTCTCGGACATACCGGTGATGGACGATGCAGTATCAgagcttgaggaggaggaggaggaggatagtGAGTCTTCCACGTCAAACCCAGAGTCGAGCAGCGAGGAGGAGGTGAACGAGTTTGCGATGATGTTGCAAGAAAGGGCGAGGCACGGGTACCGCCTAGCAGCGAGCAAACAGATGGTGGGCATCTTCCTCTGCGTGTGGATCCGGGCGGACGTCATGCCACGTGTCACCGGCCTCAGGGTCTCCTGTGTTGGCAGGGGCATCATGGGGTACATGGGAAACAAGGTAAATTTATCTCAAAATAACTGTTGCAAAATTCCTTTCAGATTGTAGTAGGATCATTCTTTTTACTACAGTAGCACATTTAATTTGTTGCACTTTATTCAAATGAATCGTTGCTGAAATGTTTATGAATATGTGTTAGGGGTCCATCTCGATCAGCCTGACGCTGCAAGGTGGCAGCTCGGCGGTGGCGTCGACGAGCCTGTGCTTCGTGTGCACGCACCTGGCGTCCGGCGAGAAGGACGGCGACGAGGTGCGCCGGAACAGCGACGTCGCGGAGATCCTCAAGCGCACGAGGTTCCCGCGGCCCCACCGGTTCTCCAGACTGCCGGCGTCGGCACCGTCGTCGCCGGAGACCATCTTGGAGCACGAGTACGTACGACACCGAAGccacatcttcctctgatgttttGAACGGGGTGGACTCTGCTTCTGACGCTGTCGTTTTGGAACGGCAGCAAGGTCATCTGGCTCGGCGACCTGAACTACCGGCTGTcgtcgacgggcggcggcggcgggggcgatgGCGAGACCCGGGGGCTGCTGGAGCGGAACGAGTGGCGGGCGCTGCTGGAGCGGGACCAGCTGCGCGCGGAGCAGCGGGCCGGGCGCGTGTTCGGCGGCGGGTGGGAGGAAGGCGAGATCCGGTTCCCGCCGACGTACAAGTACCTGGCCGAGTCCGACACATACGCCATGGCCGCCCtgagctcctccgccgccgccggcaggCCGTCGCGGGAGAAGAAGAAGCGCACGCCGGCATGGTACGTAATTGTTACTCCGTAACTAAACATTTGACAGCGCTAAAAATTGCATCTGACACAAGGATCATGCGAGCGTCAGTTCTGTTAGGAACTAATCAATCAGAGATTCAAAGGTCTCACATGGCATGGCGCGTGCTCATGCGAGAGATGAGAAGATCATGGCGGAGCACTCACTGCACACTGCATCTGCATGATTTGAGCCTAGGCACATGCTCTGCGATTAGCTCAGATTTGAATTAATTAATGAGGCTAGCTAGGGTAGCGTAGACTCCATGGTGACCAGTCCTTGTCGCGCCAAGCTAGTCTACTGTCGCCATGATCCAGCGCTAATTAATCTACTGTTAGCCTGGTAATTAATTCCTTCAGCCAGTCGCTGATTGATTAATTTATCTGGTGGTGGTGTTGCAGGTGCGACCGCATCCTGTGGCGCGGCGAGGGCGTGGAGCAG encodes:
- the LOC119300708 gene encoding type I inositol polyphosphate 5-phosphatase 8-like — its product is MTTDNARTPKSSSWPRRTRTAVRRWLSLKSSAQPSFHSDCTGYRFGIRGQEQGRRKSCSDRDGSRRDLSGEAGWLVEEGRENLMPPLRHGQSSSWQPPKELRVLVGTWNVGGRAPHQGLDLSEWLLDQHDSCSPPHIYVLGFQEIVPLNAGNVLGAEDRVPASKWLDLIGQALNPSSLERSNNYHHGHRCTAAEEATLECSQKTKVIFSDIPVMDDAVSELEEEEEEDSESSTSNPESSSEEEVNEFAMMLQERARHGYRLAASKQMVGIFLCVWIRADVMPRVTGLRVSCVGRGIMGYMGNKGSISISLTLQGGSSAVASTSLCFVCTHLASGEKDGDEVRRNSDVAEILKRTRFPRPHRFSRLPASAPSSPETILEHDKVIWLGDLNYRLSSTGGGGGGDGETRGLLERNEWRALLERDQLRAEQRAGRVFGGGWEEGEIRFPPTYKYLAESDTYAMAALSSSAAAGRPSREKKKRTPAWCDRILWRGEGVEQAWYERGESRFSDHRPVNSLFSIRLHHADDAARSLPAAAKTCCRQGRRRPPGSRATTATTAREAATRGGAVIEAEEMLVERLVPPRDCRCLQSSRF